The following are encoded together in the Planktothrix serta PCC 8927 genome:
- a CDS encoding ABC transporter permease, whose translation MNLKRIVAIASNVFLEVVRDRILYIIGVFALLLVASVRLLPEISAGLENKIILDFGMAMISFLSLLITVFVSANLVNKEIEKRTVYQLVSKPVSRSELIIGKHLGISAFIAVLVLVMALLYFGILSFNKISYPFTSLSVAVLFLWLQLSLIAAVGILLGVFTSSLLASLLTFGVYVMGSLSRDLLALGKYSENPAIEQFMRGLYVILPDLARLDLKNEAIYGYLPAPPLLIMNVAYAILYMILLLSLSITIFWRREF comes from the coding sequence ATGAATTTAAAGCGCATTGTTGCGATCGCCAGTAACGTTTTTTTAGAAGTTGTCCGCGATCGCATTCTTTATATTATTGGGGTTTTTGCTCTGCTTTTGGTGGCTTCCGTCCGTTTACTTCCCGAAATATCAGCCGGGTTAGAAAATAAAATTATTCTCGATTTTGGCATGGCGATGATCAGTTTTCTTAGCTTACTAATTACCGTTTTTGTTAGTGCCAATCTCGTCAATAAAGAAATTGAAAAACGCACCGTTTATCAGTTAGTTTCTAAACCCGTAAGTCGATCTGAACTGATTATTGGTAAACATTTGGGAATCTCAGCGTTTATTGCCGTTTTAGTCCTAGTGATGGCACTATTGTATTTTGGAATCCTCAGTTTTAACAAAATTTCCTACCCCTTTACCAGTCTAAGTGTCGCTGTTTTATTTCTATGGCTACAATTATCTTTAATTGCGGCGGTGGGGATTTTATTAGGAGTATTTACCAGTTCGCTTCTCGCCAGTTTATTAACCTTTGGTGTTTATGTGATGGGAAGTTTAAGCCGTGACTTATTAGCATTAGGAAAATATAGCGAAAACCCCGCCATAGAACAATTTATGAGAGGGTTATATGTAATTTTACCCGATTTAGCCCGACTAGATTTAAAAAATGAAGCCATTTATGGTTACTTACCCGCTCCCCCCTTATTAATCATGAACGTGGCTTATGCTATCCTTTATATGATTCTCTTATTGTCCCTATCCATTACAATTTTTTGGCGACGAGAATTTTAG
- the larE gene encoding ATP-dependent sacrificial sulfur transferase LarE: MITEKLPQLQALFQQMDRALIAYSGGVDSTLVAKIAYDILGDRALAITAVSPSLLLEDLAEARIQAAEIGIQHREIETQEMENPNYTSNPVNRCYFCKSELHDTLKPLAQKWGYSYIVDGVNADDLRDYRPGIQAAKERGVRSPLAEVGVSKTEVRELSKYLGLMAWDKPAQPCLSSRFPYTEEITIAKLQRVGRAEVYLRKLGWKNLRVRSEADTARIELPPEQIKEFVSQTELSQLVQAFQQFGFVYVTLDLEGYRSGKLNQVLPSELLVRP; the protein is encoded by the coding sequence ATAATTACAGAAAAATTACCACAACTCCAAGCCCTATTTCAACAAATGGATCGGGCATTAATTGCTTATTCGGGAGGAGTAGATAGCACTCTTGTTGCTAAAATTGCTTATGATATTTTGGGCGATCGCGCTTTAGCAATAACAGCCGTTTCTCCTTCCTTATTACTCGAAGATTTAGCAGAAGCTCGAATTCAAGCCGCAGAAATTGGCATTCAACATCGAGAAATTGAAACTCAAGAAATGGAGAATCCGAATTATACATCAAACCCAGTTAATCGCTGCTATTTTTGTAAAAGTGAACTCCATGACACCTTAAAACCCTTAGCTCAAAAATGGGGTTATTCTTATATTGTCGATGGGGTAAATGCCGATGATTTACGAGATTATCGCCCCGGAATTCAAGCCGCCAAAGAACGAGGTGTCCGTTCCCCCTTAGCCGAAGTAGGTGTTAGCAAAACTGAAGTCCGAGAACTTTCTAAATATTTAGGGTTAATGGCCTGGGATAAACCCGCTCAACCCTGCTTAAGTTCGCGCTTTCCCTATACTGAAGAAATTACCATTGCTAAATTACAACGGGTGGGTAGAGCCGAAGTTTATTTAAGAAAATTAGGCTGGAAAAATTTACGAGTTCGCTCAGAAGCAGATACCGCCCGCATCGAATTACCCCCCGAACAAATCAAAGAATTTGTATCTCAAACAGAACTTTCCCAATTAGTTCAAGCTTTTCAACAATTTGGGTTTGTTTATGTTACTTTAGATTTAGAGGGATATCGAAGCGGAAAATTAAATCAAGTCCTACCTTCGGAATTATTAGTCCGTCCCTAA
- a CDS encoding cysteine hydrolase family protein, with amino-acid sequence MNFSSWHPLGVAPNAWNVNQTDADITRPPLEPRPITITTETKTLRLDLAKTAIIVIDLQNDFCHPDGWLAHIGVDITPAQQPISPLNRLLPRLRSVQVPVIWLNWGNRPDLLNISAGLRHVYNPTGEDIGLGDPLPKNGSSVLMAGSWGAAIVDELDQQPQDIYINKYRMSGFWDTPLDSILRNLGKTTLLFAGVNADQCVMATLQDANFLGYDCILVKDCTATTSPDYCWLATVYNVKQCFGFVCDSQAILEGIHS; translated from the coding sequence ATGAATTTTTCCTCCTGGCATCCTTTGGGTGTGGCCCCGAATGCGTGGAATGTGAATCAAACCGACGCCGATATTACCCGCCCACCCCTGGAACCTCGGCCCATTACGATAACCACCGAGACAAAAACCCTGCGTTTGGACTTAGCAAAAACCGCTATTATTGTTATCGATCTGCAAAATGATTTTTGTCATCCCGACGGTTGGTTAGCTCATATTGGCGTGGATATCACCCCGGCGCAACAACCGATTTCCCCTTTAAATAGATTACTGCCTCGGTTGCGTTCAGTGCAGGTTCCTGTGATTTGGTTGAACTGGGGAAACCGTCCCGACTTACTCAATATTAGTGCGGGTTTGCGTCACGTTTACAACCCCACGGGAGAAGATATTGGGTTAGGCGACCCTTTACCTAAAAATGGTTCCTCTGTTTTAATGGCAGGAAGTTGGGGGGCGGCAATTGTGGATGAATTAGACCAACAACCCCAAGATATTTATATTAATAAATATCGGATGAGTGGGTTTTGGGATACTCCTTTAGATAGTATTTTAAGAAACTTAGGAAAAACCACTTTATTATTTGCTGGAGTTAATGCCGACCAATGTGTAATGGCGACTCTACAGGATGCCAATTTTCTAGGCTATGATTGTATTTTAGTTAAAGATTGTACGGCAACCACATCCCCAGATTATTGCTGGTTAGCAACGGTTTACAATGTTAAACAATGCTTTGGGTTTGTTTGTGATTCTCAAGCTATTTTAGAGGGCATTCATTCATAA
- a CDS encoding cupin domain-containing protein, with product MIERCMIPVVKSPRDYQAYRISPQDTNRLAIIFDPDAANTSLTVCVEIFEVGGKTPPNRHQLAVEMFFVIKGEGVAICDGKTVEIKAGYSILVPPTGTHIIKNTGSTRLYALCIMVPNENFVELIRSGTPVELDEEDLNVLSRRDVFV from the coding sequence ATGATTGAGCGCTGTATGATTCCAGTCGTCAAATCTCCTAGAGATTATCAAGCTTATCGTATTAGCCCTCAAGATACAAATCGATTAGCCATTATTTTCGATCCCGATGCCGCTAATACCTCTTTAACGGTTTGTGTAGAAATTTTTGAAGTTGGGGGAAAAACTCCTCCCAACCGTCATCAATTAGCGGTAGAAATGTTTTTTGTGATTAAAGGGGAAGGAGTGGCAATTTGTGATGGAAAAACGGTTGAAATTAAGGCTGGATATAGTATTTTAGTTCCGCCAACAGGAACTCATATTATTAAAAATACAGGTTCAACTCGCTTATATGCTTTATGTATTATGGTTCCTAATGAAAATTTTGTAGAATTAATTCGCAGTGGTACCCCGGTAGAATTGGATGAAGAAGACTTAAACGTCTTAAGTCGGAGGGATGTGTTTGTTTAG
- a CDS encoding CocE/NonD family hydrolase, which produces MIIKETASLITRDGIRLDADIYRPQTEEKLPVLLMRQPYGRAIASTVVYAHPKWYAQQGYIVVIQDVRGRGTSEGEFQLFIHEIEDGLDTINWVANLPYSNGQVGMYGFSYQGMTQIYAASTRPKALKTVCPAMMSHDLYRDWAYEGGAFCLYANLGWAIQISAETARLKEDETAYNSLYQASRNLPFFDPIPASPEVLKKHDPDSFYHEWLAQDQPDEYWQNLSPKLDNLDLPMLHIGGWFDIYLKGTIHFYQEMVNRSQHPQHLIIGPWAHLPWGRKVGTLNYGLTASTFIDTLQIQWFDTFLKGKENPIFNQNRVDLFEMGSQNWREFKQWPSSSSQVYYLSTNGLANLREDAGILTPNCPNNSQEDVFVHDPWRPVPALGGHAMYPTGSFDRSTLDCRSDIVTYTSETLSQDLHLAGDLTVELYCTADTPSFDLCAVLSEVKPDGSVYNFSQGYQRINLTKSNINPILSQEENINCYQIKMQPTCIKILQGHCLRLSISAACFPAYPVNPGLEKPINQTRLMDHQIITLNINSGGDFPSKVILSTPD; this is translated from the coding sequence ATGATTATTAAAGAAACAGCCTCTCTAATTACCCGTGATGGAATTCGACTTGATGCGGATATTTATCGACCCCAGACCGAGGAAAAATTACCCGTTTTATTAATGCGACAACCTTATGGGAGAGCGATCGCCTCTACCGTTGTTTACGCTCATCCTAAATGGTATGCTCAACAGGGGTATATTGTAGTAATTCAAGATGTTAGGGGACGAGGAACTTCAGAAGGAGAATTCCAACTTTTTATTCATGAAATAGAAGATGGGTTAGATACAATTAATTGGGTTGCTAATCTTCCTTATAGTAATGGTCAGGTGGGAATGTATGGCTTTTCCTATCAAGGAATGACCCAAATTTATGCGGCTTCTACCCGTCCAAAGGCATTAAAAACCGTATGTCCGGCGATGATGAGTCATGATTTATATCGAGATTGGGCCTATGAAGGGGGAGCTTTTTGTTTATATGCTAACTTAGGATGGGCGATACAAATTTCAGCAGAAACAGCCCGATTAAAAGAAGATGAAACCGCTTATAATTCTCTTTATCAAGCCTCTCGAAACTTACCCTTTTTTGATCCCATTCCTGCTAGTCCAGAAGTATTAAAAAAACACGATCCAGATTCATTTTATCACGAATGGTTAGCCCAGGATCAACCCGATGAATATTGGCAAAATCTATCTCCAAAATTAGATAATTTAGATTTACCTATGCTGCATATTGGGGGATGGTTTGATATTTATTTAAAAGGAACAATTCATTTCTATCAAGAAATGGTAAACCGCAGTCAACACCCCCAACATTTAATTATTGGCCCTTGGGCACATCTTCCCTGGGGTAGAAAAGTCGGGACACTCAATTATGGGTTAACCGCATCAACGTTTATTGATACCTTGCAAATTCAATGGTTTGATACCTTTTTAAAAGGTAAAGAAAATCCCATTTTTAATCAAAACCGGGTTGATTTATTTGAAATGGGAAGCCAAAACTGGCGAGAATTTAAACAATGGCCGTCATCCTCATCCCAGGTTTATTATTTATCAACCAATGGACTCGCTAATTTACGAGAAGATGCCGGAATATTAACCCCAAATTGTCCTAATAATTCTCAAGAAGATGTCTTTGTTCATGACCCTTGGCGTCCGGTTCCAGCACTCGGAGGTCATGCCATGTATCCAACGGGTTCTTTTGACCGTTCTACCTTAGACTGTCGCAGTGATATTGTTACCTATACCTCTGAAACGTTGAGTCAAGATTTGCATTTAGCAGGAGATTTAACCGTAGAACTTTATTGTACAGCAGACACACCCAGTTTTGATTTATGTGCGGTTTTATCGGAAGTTAAACCCGATGGCAGTGTCTATAATTTTAGTCAAGGCTACCAACGAATTAATTTAACTAAATCTAACATAAATCCTATTTTAAGTCAAGAAGAAAATATAAATTGCTATCAAATTAAAATGCAACCCACTTGTATTAAAATTCTTCAAGGGCATTGTTTACGTTTAAGCATAAGTGCGGCTTGTTTTCCTGCTTATCCAGTTAACCCCGGACTCGAAAAACCTATTAATCAAACCCGTTTAATGGATCATCAAATTATCACATTAAATATTAACTCTGGGGGTGATTTCCCCTCAAAAGTTATATTATCAACTCCAGATTAA